In a single window of the Campylobacter iguaniorum genome:
- the efp gene encoding elongation factor P, whose protein sequence is MASYSMGDLKKGLKIELDGVPYKIVEYQHVKPGKGAAFVRVKLKSFVNGKVLEKTFHAGDKCESPNLVEKEMQYLYDDGEFCQFMDVESYEQVAISDEDVGEAKKWMIDGMMVEILFHNGNAIGVEVPQVVELKIVETAPNFRGDTQGSNKKPATLESGAVVQIPFHILEGEVIRVDTVRGEYIERANK, encoded by the coding sequence ATGGCTTCATATTCAATGGGTGATTTAAAAAAAGGTCTAAAAATAGAACTAGATGGTGTTCCATATAAAATCGTTGAATATCAACACGTCAAACCAGGCAAGGGCGCAGCATTTGTGCGTGTAAAATTAAAATCATTTGTAAATGGTAAAGTTTTAGAAAAAACATTCCACGCTGGAGATAAATGCGAATCTCCAAATTTGGTAGAAAAAGAGATGCAATATCTTTATGATGATGGTGAGTTTTGCCAATTTATGGATGTTGAGAGTTATGAGCAAGTAGCTATAAGCGATGAAGATGTTGGCGAGGCTAAAAAGTGGATGATAGACGGAATGATGGTTGAGATATTGTTTCACAATGGCAATGCTATCGGCGTTGAGGTTCCACAAGTAGTAGAGCTTAAAATCGTAGAAACTGCTCCAAACTTCAGAGGTGATACTCAAGGTAGCAATAAAAAACCAGCTACATTAGAAAGCGGTGCTGTTGTTCAAATACCATTTCATATACTTGAAGGCGAAGTGATCCGTGTGGATACGGTTCGTGGTGAATATATCGAAAGAGCAAATAAATAA
- the serA gene encoding phosphoglycerate dehydrogenase translates to MKTVIVCDAIHPVGFELLNAQSDIKVIDAVSTPKDELLKILPEADVAITRSSTDCDEKFIAASKNLKALVRAGVGVDNVDIEGCSKKGIIVMNVPTANTIAAVEMTMCHLLNSARKYVNSVNDLQINKTWKREKWYGNELYGKTLGVIGFGNIGSRVSFRSLAFGMKVIAYDPYIDPAKATDMGATYTRNFDDILACDFITIHTPKNKETVNMIGDEEIAKMKDGVRLINCARGGLYNEDSLLKALKSGKIAYAGIDVFVKEPGNTHPLLDLENVSATPHLGANTYESQKNIAIAAAEQAISAARGICYPNALNLPIKTEDLPPFVAPYVELISKMGYFAAQLNKRPIRAIKIEAEGSVGDYAKSMLTFAIVGALKETLGDSINYVNAKFKAEEKGIDISFSVVPESGYKNKLTVKVLTDKDVVTIGGTVFGETEQRIVNINGFKTDFKPKGRMIVFKNTDVPGVISSISSILAEEKINIADFRLGRDDNGFALAVILVDQDIKKDILAKLNALETCVWAEYAVL, encoded by the coding sequence ATGAAAACAGTTATAGTATGCGATGCCATACATCCAGTTGGTTTTGAGTTGTTAAATGCACAAAGTGATATCAAAGTAATCGATGCTGTAAGTACTCCAAAAGATGAACTTTTAAAAATTTTACCAGAAGCTGACGTGGCTATCACTAGAAGTTCTACTGATTGTGATGAGAAATTTATAGCAGCTTCTAAAAATTTAAAAGCATTAGTAAGAGCTGGGGTTGGTGTAGATAATGTCGATATAGAGGGTTGCTCTAAAAAAGGAATAATCGTTATGAACGTTCCTACAGCAAACACTATAGCAGCAGTTGAGATGACTATGTGTCACTTACTAAATAGTGCTAGAAAATATGTAAATTCAGTAAATGACTTGCAAATCAATAAAACTTGGAAACGCGAAAAATGGTATGGAAATGAGCTTTATGGCAAAACTTTGGGCGTTATTGGATTTGGAAATATAGGCTCAAGAGTATCTTTTAGAAGTCTTGCTTTTGGTATGAAAGTGATAGCTTATGACCCATATATCGACCCTGCAAAAGCCACTGATATGGGCGCTACTTATACTAGAAACTTTGATGATATTTTGGCTTGCGATTTTATAACAATTCACACACCAAAAAACAAAGAAACAGTCAATATGATAGGCGATGAAGAAATAGCTAAGATGAAAGATGGTGTTCGCCTGATCAACTGCGCTAGAGGTGGTTTATACAATGAAGATTCACTTCTAAAGGCACTAAAAAGTGGCAAAATAGCTTACGCTGGTATAGATGTTTTTGTAAAAGAGCCAGGCAATACACATCCTTTACTAGATCTTGAAAATGTAAGTGCTACTCCACATCTTGGTGCAAATACTTATGAATCTCAAAAAAATATCGCTATAGCAGCAGCTGAGCAAGCAATAAGTGCAGCTAGAGGGATTTGCTATCCAAATGCTCTGAATTTACCTATCAAAACAGAAGATTTACCTCCATTTGTTGCACCTTATGTTGAGCTTATATCGAAAATGGGCTACTTTGCAGCACAACTAAATAAAAGACCTATTAGAGCCATTAAAATCGAAGCTGAGGGTAGTGTCGGTGACTATGCAAAATCAATGCTAACTTTTGCAATTGTTGGAGCATTGAAAGAGACTTTGGGCGATAGTATAAACTATGTAAATGCTAAATTTAAAGCTGAAGAAAAAGGCATAGACATATCATTTAGTGTAGTTCCAGAAAGTGGATATAAAAACAAGCTTACTGTAAAAGTACTTACCGATAAAGACGTTGTGACTATCGGTGGAACTGTATTTGGCGAGACAGAGCAAAGAATAGTAAATATAAACGGCTTTAAGACTGATTTCAAACCAAAAGGCAGAATGATAGTATTTAAAAATACTGACGTTCCTGGAGTTATCAGCTCTATCAGCTCTATTTTGGCTGAAGAAAAAATCAATATCGCAGACTTCCGTTTGGGTCGTGATGATAATGGATTTGCACTAGCGGTTATTTTGGTCGATCAAGATATTAAAAAAGACATTCTAGCAAAACTAAACGCACTAGAAACTTGCGTTTGGGCAGAATACGCAGTATTATAA
- a CDS encoding 30S ribosomal protein S1 — translation MAEVNKNVRNDINSDIDLEEDFAAMFEESIKAEESTVCDGVIVNIKDDEVFVDVRKKSEGVMNISEITSNDGSLQYKIGDTIKVAVTGSRNGRPIVSHRKALRKEKVKAFIDNYDENAENIYDVKIISKNKGGFVAVSDDGVEFFMPKSQSGFKETNQVINKTFKVKVLKIDKAEQSIIVSRKKLIDEDRRKRKEVIASIVDNTDIIEGTIKKITTYGMFVDVGGIDGLVHYSEISYKGPVNPNTLYKEGDKVDVKIIKYDNEKKHLSLSIKAATPDPWDEIKDGLEVGDTIKVIVSNIEPYGAFVDLGNDIEGFLHISEISWDKNIKNPKDFIKEGEELDVEVIEIDANDRRLRVSLKNLLPKPFDEFASKFKEGDIVKGVVTTLTNFGAFVRVGALEGLLHNEDSSWDRNDKCKDTLKSGDEIDVKIIKIDDKNQKISLSQKDLKDSPVSEYSKRHSVGDIVTGTIRDIKDFGIFVSLEGNVDALIRKEDVGSVDVETLKVGDTIEAAIAFIDEKKNRIRLSIRRLARQKEREVLNEINDDGKMTLGDIIKEQLA, via the coding sequence ATGGCTGAGGTGAACAAAAATGTTCGTAATGACATTAACAGTGATATCGATTTAGAAGAAGATTTTGCTGCTATGTTTGAGGAGTCTATAAAGGCTGAAGAGAGTACAGTGTGCGATGGCGTCATCGTTAATATAAAAGATGATGAAGTATTTGTGGATGTTCGCAAAAAATCAGAAGGTGTGATGAATATATCTGAAATCACAAGCAACGATGGTAGCTTACAATACAAAATAGGTGATACAATAAAAGTAGCTGTAACTGGCTCTAGAAATGGCAGACCTATCGTTTCACATAGAAAAGCTCTTAGAAAAGAGAAAGTAAAAGCGTTCATAGACAACTACGATGAAAATGCTGAAAATATTTATGATGTTAAAATAATATCTAAGAACAAAGGTGGCTTTGTAGCAGTTAGCGATGATGGCGTTGAGTTTTTTATGCCAAAATCTCAAAGCGGTTTTAAAGAAACAAATCAAGTTATAAACAAAACTTTCAAAGTTAAAGTTCTAAAGATAGATAAAGCAGAGCAAAGCATTATTGTTTCTCGCAAAAAGCTTATTGACGAAGATAGAAGAAAACGTAAAGAAGTTATAGCAAGTATAGTTGATAATACAGATATTATCGAAGGTACAATCAAAAAAATCACTACTTATGGTATGTTTGTTGATGTTGGCGGTATAGATGGACTAGTTCACTATAGCGAAATCAGCTACAAAGGACCAGTAAACCCAAATACTCTTTATAAAGAGGGCGATAAAGTAGATGTTAAAATTATAAAATATGATAATGAGAAAAAACACCTATCACTATCTATCAAAGCAGCGACTCCAGATCCTTGGGATGAGATAAAAGATGGTCTTGAAGTAGGCGATACTATTAAAGTTATCGTTAGCAACATAGAGCCATACGGTGCATTTGTTGATCTTGGAAATGACATAGAAGGCTTCTTGCATATCAGCGAAATTTCTTGGGATAAAAATATCAAAAATCCAAAAGACTTCATCAAAGAGGGCGAAGAGCTTGATGTAGAAGTTATCGAAATAGATGCAAATGACAGAAGACTTAGAGTGAGCCTTAAAAATCTACTTCCAAAACCATTCGATGAGTTTGCTTCTAAATTTAAAGAAGGTGATATAGTAAAAGGTGTAGTTACAACTCTTACAAATTTCGGTGCTTTTGTGCGTGTTGGTGCATTAGAGGGTCTTTTACATAATGAAGATTCATCTTGGGATAGAAATGACAAATGCAAAGATACTCTAAAAAGTGGCGACGAGATAGATGTAAAAATCATTAAAATAGATGACAAAAACCAAAAAATTTCACTTAGCCAAAAAGATCTAAAAGATAGTCCAGTTAGTGAGTATTCTAAACGACATTCAGTTGGAGATATCGTAACTGGAACTATAAGAGATATAAAAGACTTTGGTATATTTGTATCTTTAGAGGGAAATGTTGATGCTCTTATAAGAAAAGAAGATGTAGGAAGCGTTGATGTTGAAACTCTAAAAGTAGGTGATACTATCGAAGCTGCTATAGCATTTATAGATGAGAAGAAAAACAGAATCCGTCTAAGTATCAGAAGACTTGCTAGACAAAAAGAACGCGAAGTATTAAACGAAATCAATGATGATGGTAAAATGACACTTGGCGACATTATAAAAGAGCAATTAGCTTAA
- a CDS encoding 4-hydroxy-3-methylbut-2-enyl diphosphate reductase: MKIELAKSYGFCFGVKRAIKIAENSKDAATIGELIHNSLEIDRLKANFNVKTLKDISDLKDEKKAIIRTHGITKTDLANLKSKNIDIIDATCPFVTKPQQIVEKMSNEGYEIVFFGDINHPEVKGVMSYSVTNVHVILDEHELDGIKLPAKVAVVSQTTKKLKKYSQIVDYLMQRVKEVRVFNTICNATLENQEAARELSSRADVMIIIGGKNSSNTKQLHLIAKNLCQDSHLIESEDELQKEWFENKKLCGISAGASTPDWIIQKVVDKLSKF; encoded by the coding sequence TTGAAGATTGAGCTAGCTAAGAGTTATGGATTTTGTTTTGGAGTAAAAAGAGCTATAAAAATAGCTGAAAACTCAAAAGATGCAGCCACCATAGGCGAACTTATCCACAATAGTCTAGAAATAGACAGGCTAAAAGCAAATTTCAACGTCAAAACACTAAAAGATATATCCGATCTAAAAGATGAAAAAAAAGCGATAATTAGAACTCATGGTATCACAAAAACAGATCTAGCAAATTTAAAATCAAAAAATATAGATATCATTGACGCTACTTGTCCATTTGTCACCAAGCCACAACAAATAGTTGAAAAAATGAGTAATGAAGGCTACGAAATAGTATTTTTTGGCGATATAAATCATCCAGAAGTCAAGGGTGTGATGAGCTACTCAGTGACAAATGTCCACGTGATACTTGACGAGCATGAACTAGATGGCATCAAATTACCTGCAAAAGTCGCAGTCGTATCTCAAACCACTAAAAAACTTAAAAAATACTCTCAAATAGTCGATTATTTGATGCAAAGAGTTAAAGAAGTAAGGGTTTTTAACACTATTTGCAATGCTACTTTAGAAAACCAAGAAGCAGCAAGAGAGCTTTCAAGTAGAGCAGATGTGATGATAATAATCGGTGGCAAAAACTCATCAAATACAAAACAACTTCATCTGATAGCTAAAAATTTATGCCAAGATAGCCATCTCATAGAAAGCGAAGATGAGCTTCAAAAAGAGTGGTTTGAAAATAAAAAATTATGCGGTATAAGTGCGGGAGCTAGCACGCCTGATTGGATTATACAAAAAGTCGTAGACAAACTCTCTAAATTTTAG
- the aroA gene encoding 3-phosphoshikimate 1-carboxyvinyltransferase — translation MRIEPLNKPINHEFSELSSDKSISHRCAIFSLLSDQKSIIKNYLEAEDTLNSLKIIKSLGAIVEKKGDTYEITPPSSISSPNRVLECGNSGTAMRIFMGLLAGNEGFFVLSGDRYLNERPMKRVGDPLTKVGAKIDGRENGNKAPIAIRGSKLKHFEYESKIASAQVKTALILAGLCANGCKFGEPELSRDHSEKMLQGMGAGVKTDGLNLTIEPLNGKKLKPLEITVPNDPSSCFFYAVAAAIIPGSKVKIKNILLNKTRIEAFKVLEKMGAKISYQTTSSQYEEIGDICVEHGELNAIEVSQNISWLIDEAPALAIAFACANGTSRLINAKELRVKECDRIAVTVAALKRCGIEARELKDGFEITGSKSPKMATIDSHGDHRIAMSFAILGLKCGMDIEKSEFIATSFPKFSQFLKELGARVED, via the coding sequence ATGAGAATAGAGCCTTTAAACAAGCCTATAAACCATGAATTTAGTGAGCTTTCAAGCGATAAATCCATAAGTCATAGATGTGCTATATTTTCACTTCTTAGCGATCAAAAAAGTATTATAAAAAACTATCTTGAAGCAGAAGATACACTAAATTCATTAAAGATTATAAAGAGTTTAGGTGCAATAGTAGAAAAAAAGGGTGACACATACGAGATAACTCCACCTTCAAGTATCTCATCGCCAAACAGAGTTTTGGAGTGTGGCAACTCAGGCACTGCGATGAGAATCTTCATGGGGCTTTTAGCTGGAAATGAAGGCTTTTTTGTTTTGAGTGGTGATAGATATCTAAATGAAAGACCTATGAAAAGAGTAGGTGATCCACTTACTAAGGTCGGTGCAAAAATTGATGGTAGAGAAAATGGCAATAAAGCTCCCATAGCTATTCGCGGCTCTAAATTAAAGCATTTTGAGTATGAAAGCAAAATAGCTTCAGCTCAGGTAAAAACTGCTCTTATTTTGGCTGGACTTTGCGCGAATGGATGTAAGTTTGGCGAGCCAGAGCTTAGCAGAGATCATAGTGAAAAAATGCTTCAAGGTATGGGAGCTGGAGTTAAAACAGACGGGCTAAATTTGACAATCGAACCACTAAATGGCAAAAAGCTAAAACCACTAGAAATCACAGTGCCAAATGACCCTAGTTCATGCTTTTTTTACGCTGTAGCTGCAGCCATAATACCTGGTTCAAAGGTTAAAATCAAAAATATTTTACTAAACAAAACTAGAATTGAAGCCTTTAAAGTCTTAGAAAAAATGGGAGCCAAAATCTCATACCAAACCACTAGTAGCCAGTATGAAGAGATCGGTGATATCTGCGTCGAGCATGGCGAACTAAATGCTATAGAAGTCTCTCAAAATATCTCTTGGCTCATAGATGAAGCCCCAGCTCTTGCTATAGCTTTTGCTTGTGCTAATGGTACTAGCAGACTTATAAACGCAAAAGAGCTTAGAGTAAAAGAGTGTGACCGTATAGCTGTAACTGTAGCTGCTCTTAAAAGATGTGGCATAGAAGCAAGAGAGCTTAAAGATGGCTTTGAGATAACAGGCTCTAAATCGCCAAAAATGGCGACTATAGACAGTCATGGCGACCATAGAATTGCGATGAGCTTTGCTATTTTGGGTCTGAAATGCGGTATGGATATAGAAAAAAGCGAGTTTATAGCAACTTCATTTCCTAAATTTAGTCAGTTTTTAAAAGAATTAGGAGCTAGGGTTGAAGATTGA
- the pheT gene encoding phenylalanine--tRNA ligase subunit beta, translating into MIISKNWLNERIDVSNISVDEICQKLNSIGLEVDSLTKFNIPKNIVVGYVKSCVNHENSDHLHVCEVDVGKDEALQIVCGAPNVAAGQFVACALIGAVMPSGLEIKAAKLRGVASSGMLCSATELGLLKLNDGIMVLDESIGKLVLGKELSEYEVLNDELIEVELTPNRGDCLSINGIARDLSAAFDIPLKERVQREEEEKLLGIGRILSVHCDEKIDGSFLFRAIELKDEVEICLRTSLRLASIECNSSHPIQKALDYATHTTGVIFRAYDFEKIAKSKDDKINIDIKIEKNGSYGIYCDEKCLGQAGIYQTDVAKIDENSKVILIEASYSNPVVVANAAHGDKSQPKDEAVYRSSRGSEPKLSLGMDVLFDLFSINKSITPYAGASQVLFDKEQNIISFNCADLCNMIGTDVAPNEVVKILKKLGFDININSEQEQIYAKVPFYRHDILNTHDICEEIVRIIGIDNIPSKPLKFSEKNRINDTFSSYQHSKNIRYKAASVGFFECVHYIFDSAEELLSLGFKPCKAEIVNPINNELAALKPTLINHLLNSCERNIKNSKKSVKLFELGDVFSENGEQSSKFGFLASGLKSEPTLLNGAKPLDIDFFEFANLIQNIIGKIELKKSDKVPFLSEFEQAEIYQNGECIGYIGRVDLNVELRRDLPRTYVCELDFASMKFEDKIAKVYSKFPSVSRDLSLVIQKDFAYLNIKNCIEELKIGALKEFLPVDIYADENLGDKVSLTIKFTFQDANKTLEDEEVSSIIDNITSTLEKLGIGLR; encoded by the coding sequence ATGATAATAAGTAAAAACTGGTTAAATGAAAGAATAGATGTATCAAATATAAGTGTAGATGAAATATGCCAAAAGTTAAATTCAATAGGTCTTGAAGTAGATAGTTTAACTAAATTTAATATACCAAAAAATATAGTTGTAGGATATGTAAAAAGCTGCGTAAATCATGAAAATAGCGATCACTTACATGTATGTGAAGTCGATGTCGGCAAAGATGAGGCATTGCAGATAGTTTGTGGAGCGCCAAACGTAGCTGCTGGACAGTTTGTGGCTTGCGCTTTGATAGGTGCAGTTATGCCAAGTGGACTTGAGATAAAAGCAGCAAAATTGCGTGGCGTGGCTAGTTCTGGTATGCTTTGTAGTGCTACTGAGCTTGGTTTGCTTAAGCTAAATGATGGAATTATGGTGCTTGATGAGAGCATAGGAAAGCTTGTGCTTGGAAAAGAGCTTAGCGAGTATGAAGTGCTTAATGATGAGCTTATAGAAGTTGAGCTTACACCAAATAGGGGAGATTGTCTAAGCATCAATGGTATCGCAAGAGATCTAAGTGCTGCATTTGACATTCCATTAAAAGAGAGAGTCCAAAGAGAAGAAGAGGAAAAACTGCTTGGAATAGGCAGGATTTTGAGCGTTCATTGTGATGAAAAGATAGATGGATCATTTCTATTTAGAGCAATAGAGCTAAAAGATGAGGTTGAAATTTGTCTAAGAACTAGTCTTAGACTAGCCTCTATAGAGTGCAATAGTTCTCACCCTATACAAAAAGCTCTTGATTATGCGACTCACACAACTGGCGTTATTTTCAGAGCTTATGACTTTGAAAAAATAGCAAAATCAAAAGACGATAAGATAAATATAGACATCAAAATAGAAAAAAACGGCTCATATGGTATTTATTGTGACGAGAAATGTCTTGGACAAGCTGGAATTTATCAAACAGACGTAGCAAAAATAGATGAAAACTCAAAAGTAATCTTGATAGAAGCAAGCTATAGCAATCCAGTAGTCGTAGCAAACGCAGCTCATGGTGATAAATCACAGCCAAAAGATGAAGCTGTTTATAGATCAAGTAGAGGAAGCGAGCCAAAACTAAGCCTTGGAATGGACGTTTTGTTTGATCTTTTTTCTATAAATAAGAGCATAACTCCTTACGCTGGCGCTAGTCAAGTTTTGTTTGATAAAGAGCAAAATATCATAAGTTTTAATTGTGCTGATCTATGCAATATGATAGGCACAGATGTCGCTCCAAATGAAGTGGTAAAAATACTCAAAAAACTTGGATTTGATATAAATATAAATAGCGAACAAGAGCAAATTTATGCTAAAGTTCCATTTTACAGACATGATATTTTAAATACTCACGATATTTGCGAAGAAATTGTAAGGATTATTGGTATAGATAATATTCCATCAAAACCGCTTAAATTTAGCGAAAAAAATAGGATAAATGATACATTTTCTAGCTATCAACATTCAAAAAATATAAGATACAAAGCAGCTTCTGTTGGGTTTTTTGAATGCGTTCATTATATATTTGATAGCGCTGAAGAGCTTCTAAGCTTGGGCTTTAAACCATGCAAAGCAGAGATTGTAAATCCTATAAATAACGAACTGGCCGCGTTAAAGCCAACTTTGATAAATCATTTATTAAACTCTTGTGAAAGAAATATCAAAAACTCAAAAAAATCAGTAAAATTATTTGAGCTTGGAGATGTTTTTAGCGAGAACGGCGAGCAATCTAGCAAATTTGGATTTTTGGCTAGCGGATTAAAAAGCGAACCAACTTTACTAAATGGCGCAAAACCATTAGATATAGACTTTTTTGAGTTTGCAAATTTAATCCAAAATATCATCGGAAAAATAGAGCTTAAAAAGAGCGATAAAGTGCCATTTTTAAGCGAATTTGAACAAGCTGAAATTTACCAAAATGGTGAGTGTATCGGATACATCGGCAGGGTTGATTTGAATGTCGAGCTTAGAAGAGATTTGCCACGAACTTATGTTTGTGAATTAGATTTCGCAAGTATGAAATTTGAAGATAAAATCGCAAAAGTTTATTCTAAATTCCCAAGTGTAAGTAGAGATTTGAGCTTAGTTATCCAAAAAGATTTTGCATATTTGAATATTAAAAATTGCATTGAAGAGCTAAAAATAGGGGCTTTAAAAGAGTTCTTGCCAGTTGATATTTACGCAGATGAAAATCTTGGTGACAAAGTAAGTTTGACTATCAAATTTACATTCCAAGACGCAAATAAAACACTAGAAGACGAAGAAGTTTCAAGCATCATAGATAATATTACATCAACCCTAGAAAAATTAGGTATAGGCTTAAGATGA
- the pheS gene encoding phenylalanine--tRNA ligase subunit alpha, whose translation MQEIIEKIENAKNLDEIEKIRVELFGKKGVITAGFARLKDIPNEEKKAFAENLNIQRDTFNARILEKKEILEKEFIKSKMKSDGVDITLFNEPLSSGAIHPVMATMDKIIEYFVAQNFSVETGPLIEDDFHNFEALNLPKYHPARDMQDTFYLKDFRLLRTHTSPVQVRTMLKEKPPIRMIAPGSVFRRDLDLTHTPMFHQVEGLVVEDESKVSFANLKYILEDFLRYMFGDVKVRFRPSFFPFTEPSTEVDISCIFCGGKGCRVCKQTGWLEVLGSGVVDPNVFKAVGYKNVSGYAFGLGVERFAMLLHQIPDLRSLFEGDIRLLEQFK comes from the coding sequence TTGCAAGAGATTATAGAAAAAATAGAAAATGCCAAAAATCTTGACGAAATTGAAAAAATCAGAGTTGAGCTTTTTGGAAAAAAAGGTGTAATAACAGCTGGATTTGCCAGACTTAAAGATATTCCAAACGAAGAAAAAAAAGCTTTTGCTGAGAATTTAAACATACAAAGAGATACTTTCAATGCTAGGATTTTAGAGAAAAAAGAGATTTTAGAAAAAGAGTTTATAAAATCAAAAATGAAATCAGATGGCGTGGATATAACTCTTTTTAATGAGCCACTTTCATCTGGTGCAATTCACCCGGTTATGGCTACTATGGATAAGATAATTGAGTATTTTGTAGCTCAAAATTTTAGTGTCGAAACTGGACCACTTATAGAAGATGACTTTCATAATTTCGAGGCTCTAAATCTGCCAAAATACCACCCAGCTCGCGATATGCAAGATACATTTTATCTAAAAGATTTTAGGCTTCTTCGCACCCACACAAGTCCAGTTCAAGTAAGAACCATGCTAAAAGAAAAACCACCTATCCGCATGATAGCTCCAGGTTCAGTTTTTAGACGTGACCTTGATCTGACCCATACACCGATGTTTCACCAAGTAGAAGGTCTTGTGGTAGAAGATGAAAGCAAAGTAAGCTTTGCAAATTTAAAATACATTTTAGAAGATTTTTTACGCTATATGTTTGGCGATGTCAAAGTACGCTTTCGCCCTAGCTTTTTCCCATTTACCGAGCCAAGCACTGAAGTAGATATAAGCTGTATTTTCTGTGGCGGCAAGGGATGCAGGGTTTGTAAGCAAACTGGCTGGTTAGAAGTCCTTGGTAGTGGCGTTGTAGATCCTAATGTATTTAAAGCTGTTGGCTATAAAAATGTTAGTGGATATGCATTTGGGCTTGGTGTTGAGAGATTTGCTATGCTGCTCCACCAAATTCCAGATTTAAGAAGCCTATTTGAGGGCGATATAAGACTTTTGGAGCAATTTAAATGA
- a CDS encoding histidine triad nucleotide-binding protein: MNCIFEKIVAGEIPSNKVLENDKFLAFHDINPKAPVHILIIPKQHYANFQEMDPALMGEMTKFIQEVAITLGVDKSGYRLVTNCGENGGQEVMHLHFHLLGGTMLKWTDNHAANTKDNF, from the coding sequence ATGAATTGTATTTTTGAAAAGATAGTTGCTGGCGAAATTCCTTCAAATAAAGTGCTTGAAAATGATAAATTTTTAGCTTTCCACGACATCAATCCAAAAGCACCTGTGCATATACTCATCATCCCAAAACAACACTATGCAAACTTCCAAGAGATGGATCCTGCTTTAATGGGAGAGATGACTAAATTTATCCAAGAAGTTGCGATCACTTTGGGTGTTGATAAAAGCGGATATAGACTTGTGACAAACTGCGGTGAAAACGGAGGACAAGAAGTTATGCATTTGCATTTTCATCTGCTTGGCGGAACTATGCTTAAATGGACAGATAACCACGCTGCAAACACAAAAGACAACTTCTAA
- a CDS encoding universal stress protein produces the protein MDSVKKLFFPIGGGANFEERIYGALVVAKYLNAHIKFIASQMDLGLVYDMQMVMKGGAVFNAFKDTMLAELDDERQKNQDIFESLCKKADIKISDKNIANEATAEFETKQGVRSKVVEFESKFCDLLVVACPPNGDITATFEAAVMKSGKSSIVIPRALKEFKTDDILIAWSGTINVSRAVTQAMFLLKQAKRVHVISTSKYLSVAPNAKENLLEYLAFHGVNATFEEVVPTNTPGEALLNNAVKGNFDMVIASSSGENGLKEMSLGGTTKYFLQNTKIPVFM, from the coding sequence ATGGATTCAGTAAAAAAACTATTTTTCCCAATCGGCGGCGGTGCGAACTTTGAAGAGAGAATTTACGGAGCATTAGTAGTAGCAAAATATCTAAACGCTCATATTAAATTTATTGCTTCGCAAATGGATCTTGGACTAGTCTATGATATGCAAATGGTCATGAAAGGCGGCGCTGTATTTAACGCATTTAAAGATACAATGTTAGCTGAGCTCGATGATGAGAGACAAAAAAATCAAGATATATTTGAATCGCTTTGCAAAAAAGCAGATATCAAAATATCAGATAAAAATATCGCAAACGAAGCCACTGCTGAGTTTGAAACTAAACAAGGCGTAAGAAGCAAGGTGGTTGAATTTGAGTCTAAATTTTGCGATTTGCTAGTAGTGGCTTGCCCGCCAAATGGCGATATAACAGCTACATTTGAAGCTGCTGTTATGAAAAGCGGAAAAAGCTCTATCGTAATACCAAGAGCTCTTAAAGAGTTTAAAACTGATGATATACTCATAGCTTGGAGTGGCACTATAAATGTTTCTAGAGCTGTTACTCAAGCGATGTTTTTGCTAAAACAAGCAAAAAGAGTTCATGTAATATCAACAAGCAAATATCTGTCAGTAGCACCAAATGCTAAAGAAAATTTATTAGAGTATTTGGCATTTCATGGCGTGAATGCGACTTTTGAAGAGGTTGTTCCTACAAACACTCCAGGCGAGGCACTTTTGAATAATGCTGTTAAAGGAAACTTTGATATGGTTATAGCAAGTAGTTCAGGTGAAAATGGACTAAAAGAAATGTCGCTTGGTGGAACAACTAAGTATTTCTTGCAAAATACAAAAATCCCAGTATTTATGTAG